CGATTGCGGCGGCCGCCGCCTAGCCCAGGCGCCGGCGCAGCTCCGTCAGCTCGGTCTTGTCCTCGGCGAAGACGACGATGCCGATGATCTCTCCGCTGTCGCCGATGACCGGCGCGCGGTGGACACGAATCGTGAAGGTCTTGCCGCCGAAGGGGACCTGACGATCGTAGTCGATCCTCTCCCCCTCGACGAGGACGAGCCGATCCATCTCGTCGAGACCGTCGACCCACTCCGCCGGGAAGAGATCCTCGTTGCGCCTGCCGGCAAGCTCGATCTGAGGGACTCCGCAGTAGTCGGCGAGGAGCTTGTTGCCGAAGATGAATCGTCCCGTCCTGTCCTTCAAGTAGACAATCCCAGGGCAGTTGTCCAGAAGAGCGCGCGTCTCGAGCTCGCGGGTTCTCAGATCGTCGAGGAGCGCCCGCTGCTCGAAGGCGGCTCCGACGGCCGCGGCGAGGACGGTCAGGGTCTCGATCTCATCCGGCTTCCAGATTCGCGCCCGGCGCGTCTCCTCGAAGGCAGCCACTCCATCGTGGCGCCTGCCGATGCGAAAACGGGCAAGCAGAGCGCTCCTGGCGTCGGTCTCCGGCAGCCTGCCCCCTTCCCTCTGGACCAGGAGAGGAATCTCCTGCAGATCGAGGATCCCCTCTTCCCGAAGCTTCTTGAACGAGGGCGGGAGGCCCTTGATGGCGATCCCCCGATAGGAGCGCGACCGGCTCTGCTGCCGCGCGGCGCACCACTCGAGCGCGCTCTCGGCGAGCGCCCCATCCCCGGAGGTCCGGAAGACCTGCAGCCGCGGGACGTCGTGGAAGAGCCCGACCCGCTGAAGGACCTCGACGATCTTAGGGTCTGACGCGGGGGCGAGGAGCAACTCCTCGTAGATCTCGCTGTGGAACTGCTTGAGCCAGAGCTGATAGCTCAGGCCGGATGATCCGGTGGATGGATCCTCCTGCGGCCCAACAGGCATGGGTCTCGATGCCGTATCACGCATTCGGGCTGGTTCTCTGCTCATGGTTCCTCCCCCGCGCCGGATGGATTCAACTGCCAGATCGGCACTCTCGGCCTGGCGACTGAGAGAATCCGCTCGGGCGCAGGCGGCGAAGTTTCCACGCCTCCGGATGTCTCGTGCTAGGATCCCCCGAAGCGGGGAGGAAGGATGGCCATGCGCGTCTTCATATCTGCGGACATAGAGGGAATCGGCGGGGTCGCGACGTGGGACCATGCGCGGACGGATGGAGCGGATCACCCGCGGGCGCGCCAGTGGATGACCGATGACGTGAACGCGGCCATCGAGGGGGCGATCGAGGGAGGCGCGGAGGAGGTGGTCGTCCGCGATGCGCACGGCCGCGCGCGCAACATCCTCTGGGAGAAGCTGCATCCTCGGGCGCGCCTCTTGAGCGGATGGGATCCGTCGATCGACATGCTCCTGGGGCTCGATCGATCCTTCGACGTCCTGTTCCTGGTCGGATATCATCCGGGGCCCGCGGTCCCCGGGGGCGTCCTCTCGCACACATTCACATCGCGGATCATCGATCTGCGCATCAACGGGAACCCCTGCAACGAGGCTGTCATCGCCGCCCTGCAGGCAGGAGAGCTCGGGATACCGGTGGGACTCGTCACCGGCCAGGCGGAGTTGCGCGACGAGATCGCTCCGACGATCTCCGA
This region of Candidatus Eisenbacteria bacterium genomic DNA includes:
- a CDS encoding PAS domain S-box protein yields the protein MSREPARMRDTASRPMPVGPQEDPSTGSSGLSYQLWLKQFHSEIYEELLLAPASDPKIVEVLQRVGLFHDVPRLQVFRTSGDGALAESALEWCAARQQSRSRSYRGIAIKGLPPSFKKLREEGILDLQEIPLLVQREGGRLPETDARSALLARFRIGRRHDGVAAFEETRRARIWKPDEIETLTVLAAAVGAAFEQRALLDDLRTRELETRALLDNCPGIVYLKDRTGRFIFGNKLLADYCGVPQIELAGRRNEDLFPAEWVDGLDEMDRLVLVEGERIDYDRQVPFGGKTFTIRVHRAPVIGDSGEIIGIVVFAEDKTELTELRRRLG